Proteins from a genomic interval of Salmo trutta chromosome 39, fSalTru1.1, whole genome shotgun sequence:
- the LOC115179687 gene encoding nuclear receptor subfamily 0 group B member 1-like — translation MACFDSCQCLGERGQRSILYSILKNDNQPNQHSQGRARLAVPQQQACSCGSKKKVVLRSPQTTCKAASEALLKTLKFVKNVLCFRELPAEDQLQLVRNSWAQLLVLGMAQDLIDFETMETPELSMLQNILTSGQGRQETAHGHSGQGVSLTDVQGIKMFLNKCWGLDISTKEYAYLKGAILFNPDIAELRCQSYIQALQGEAHQALNEYVQVTHRRDATRFTKLFIVLSMLRSINANVVAGLFFKPVIGTVSMNELLLEMFYGK, via the exons ATGGCTTGCTTTGACAGCTGCCAGTGCCTCGGCGAAAGGGGACAAAGAAGCATCCTTTACAGCATTTTGAAAAACGACAACCAACCGAATCAGCATTCACAGGGGCGGGCGAGGTTGGCAGTCCCTCAACAGCAGGCTTGTTCGTGTGGATCTAAGAAGAAAGTGGTTCTCCGTTCTCCCCAGACAACTTGTAAAGCAGCGTCGGAAGCGCTTTTAAAAACGCTGAAGTTTGTTAAAAATGTACTTTGTTTTCGGGAACTTCCAGCGGAGGACCAGTTACAGCTCGTGCGCAACAGCTGGGCCCAGCTGCTCGTTTTGGGCATGGCGCAGGACTTGATCGACTTCGAGACCATGGAGACGCCAGAACTCAGTATGTTACAGAACATACTAACCAGCGGACAAGGAAGACAGGAGACCGCGCACGGGCACAGTGGCCAAGGCGTTTCTCTCACTGATGTCCAAggaataaaaatgtttttgaataaATGTTGGGGACTGGACATCAGCACTAAAGAATATGCATATTTAAAGGGAGCCATTCTCTTCAATCCAG ACATTGCAGAGCTCCGGTGTCAAAGCTACATTCAGGCACTGCAGGGCGAAGCGCATCAAGCCCTTAATGAATATGTGCAAGTCACTCACCGAAGAGACGCTACAAGGTTCACTAAACTATTCATTGTGCTCTCCATGCTACGGTCCATCAATGCAAACGTCGTTGCTGGACTTTTCTTCAAACCTGTCATCGGCACGGTCAGCATGAATGAACTTCTGCTCGAGATGTTTTACGGAAAATAG